The following coding sequences lie in one Eubacterium ventriosum genomic window:
- a CDS encoding cellulase family glycosylhydrolase: MKKLQAIGRKMSAGILTACLTVGMLAGTFTSGTAEQVSGAITGFTSNDFLKCYGTSIRNNYGNGNTVHLRGTNAGGLFVQESWMCSTNVRDQKTLMSNLKDRFGENQMYSLLDYYEDNYWTESDFDNCKNLGMSVIRVPFTYMNLYRYDSSKNDWALRDNAFRKLDWFVEQCSQRGIYVILDLHGAFGSQNGQDHSGEVIDNVSDVTFFSNSYNKNKTLELWKTVAAHFANNPAVAAYDTLNEPGEKAGTTGEKHWNFYNEMYNTIRSVDPNHIIIMESCWGTSNLPNPQKYGWTNVMYEYHHYTWDYISDLDGQKKSCDNIINSINNANYGVPTYIGEFTCFGLEDAWNYVMNRFNEEGINYTSWSYKTNNSGSWGIYNEKNTNKVNPTSDSIDTIKNNWGANSIGTGNQSSNGMIYNSIKKAMPGTIVFANKALTDDDYIAIKAQISNKYVCADNNGQSNLVANRTSAGGWEQFRVINNSDGTVSFQSRANNKYLCAVFDDTDKENPVIARSNAIGTWEKFYAEKQSDGTYALKTYVDNYYVQADIDDATSGILHAYGASVGTWEKFLLEPASDKTEMPGQTDNPSVPETTVAPTTKSAETVPEGYTEATVNQWTPSGKWGCYFGNWSGTASGAYKWVSDADYNIYVDKANKGSAWLVQGSYTDNVTNGHTYKVTVDVTASKACSIGIKEDLSNEKDLQVYTDIPANGTRTLTGTYTVTNNQIKVMFELGQNVDAGTNINFKNIKIEDTTASTTKESTTPTTVAPTTKGTAVVTTTVAPTTAVEDDTIPAPIGLTYAGNETLPYYFAWQAPTSDIESYNVYVDGRLVATSNTAAINLTADAFANGNGDYVVSVKSVRNGKESKATSITYTYIGGTVDKPTTVAPTTTVAPTTTVAPTTTVAPTTTVAPTTTVAPTTTVAPTTTVVPTTTVDEDAVPAPIGLIYAGDETLPYCFAWQAPTSDIESYNVYVDGRLAGTSNVPNINLSIDAFKDGKKDYTISVKSVRGGRESEATSVTYSFRDEVPTTVVPTTVAPTTAAPTTVAPTPDASTPDASTTDASTPDGTTTDTSTTAKPKATTKKVTKKVTKKASLKKTKITKKITKKLSSKKVKLTFKKVMGAKKYTVQVSKSKKFKKVLYKKTVKKKKVTLSSKKLKNKKKLYVRVKAVGAKKWSKVVKIKVKK, translated from the coding sequence GTGAAAAAATTACAGGCTATAGGCAGAAAAATGTCTGCAGGAATATTGACAGCATGTTTAACAGTAGGAATGTTAGCAGGTACATTTACTTCAGGCACTGCCGAACAGGTAAGTGGAGCGATTACAGGCTTCACATCAAATGATTTTCTAAAATGTTATGGAACATCAATAAGAAATAATTACGGAAATGGAAACACAGTTCATTTGAGAGGTACAAATGCAGGAGGATTATTTGTACAGGAAAGTTGGATGTGTTCCACTAATGTAAGGGATCAAAAGACATTAATGTCTAATTTAAAGGATAGATTCGGGGAAAACCAAATGTACAGTCTTCTTGATTACTATGAAGATAATTACTGGACAGAGTCAGACTTTGATAATTGCAAAAATTTGGGAATGAGTGTTATAAGGGTACCATTCACATACATGAATTTATATAGATATGATTCTTCAAAAAATGATTGGGCATTAAGAGACAATGCATTCAGAAAACTTGACTGGTTTGTAGAACAGTGCAGTCAAAGAGGAATTTATGTAATATTAGATCTACACGGAGCATTTGGTTCACAAAACGGACAGGATCATTCAGGTGAAGTTATTGATAATGTGTCAGATGTGACATTTTTTTCAAATTCATACAACAAAAACAAGACTCTGGAATTATGGAAAACAGTTGCAGCTCACTTTGCAAATAATCCGGCAGTAGCTGCATATGATACATTAAATGAACCGGGAGAAAAGGCAGGTACAACGGGAGAGAAGCATTGGAATTTTTACAATGAAATGTACAATACAATTCGTTCTGTAGATCCGAACCACATTATTATAATGGAATCCTGTTGGGGAACGTCAAATCTTCCTAACCCTCAAAAATATGGTTGGACAAATGTAATGTATGAATACCATCATTACACATGGGATTACATAAGTGATTTAGATGGTCAGAAAAAATCCTGCGATAATATAATTAATAGTATTAACAACGCAAATTACGGCGTGCCTACATATATTGGCGAGTTTACATGCTTTGGACTTGAGGATGCATGGAATTACGTAATGAACAGATTTAATGAAGAGGGAATTAATTATACTTCGTGGTCGTATAAAACCAACAATTCAGGTTCCTGGGGAATTTACAATGAGAAGAATACAAATAAAGTAAATCCTACATCAGACTCGATAGATACAATTAAAAATAACTGGGGAGCAAATTCTATTGGAACAGGAAATCAGAGTAGCAACGGTATGATTTATAACTCTATAAAAAAAGCAATGCCGGGAACAATCGTTTTTGCAAATAAGGCTTTGACGGATGATGATTATATTGCCATAAAAGCACAGATTTCGAATAAATATGTCTGCGCTGACAATAACGGACAGTCGAATCTGGTTGCTAACAGAACTTCAGCCGGAGGCTGGGAGCAGTTTAGAGTAATAAACAACAGCGATGGAACGGTGTCGTTCCAGTCAAGAGCAAACAACAAGTATTTATGTGCAGTATTTGATGATACTGATAAAGAGAATCCTGTTATAGCAAGAAGTAATGCTATTGGAACATGGGAAAAATTCTATGCTGAAAAGCAGTCAGATGGAACATATGCCCTTAAGACATATGTAGACAATTATTATGTCCAGGCAGACATTGACGACGCAACATCAGGAATACTACATGCTTATGGAGCGTCAGTAGGAACATGGGAAAAGTTTTTATTAGAGCCTGCATCAGATAAAACTGAAATGCCGGGACAAACTGATAATCCATCTGTTCCTGAAACAACAGTGGCACCGACAACTAAGTCGGCTGAAACAGTTCCGGAAGGATATACAGAAGCAACAGTTAATCAGTGGACACCATCAGGTAAATGGGGATGTTACTTTGGAAACTGGAGTGGAACAGCGTCAGGTGCATATAAGTGGGTATCAGACGCAGACTATAATATTTATGTTGATAAGGCAAACAAAGGATCAGCATGGTTAGTACAGGGAAGTTATACAGATAACGTAACAAACGGACATACATATAAAGTAACAGTAGATGTTACTGCATCAAAAGCATGTTCAATTGGTATAAAAGAAGATCTTTCAAACGAAAAGGATCTACAGGTATATACAGATATACCGGCAAATGGTACAAGGACTTTAACAGGAACATACACAGTAACAAACAACCAGATAAAAGTAATGTTTGAGTTAGGACAGAATGTTGATGCAGGAACAAATATTAACTTTAAAAATATTAAGATTGAGGATACGACTGCCTCAACAACAAAGGAATCAACAACACCAACAACAGTAGCACCGACAACAAAGGGAACAGCAGTAGTTACAACGACGGTAGCACCTACTACAGCTGTTGAAGATGATACAATTCCTGCACCGATAGGATTAACATACGCAGGAAATGAAACACTTCCATATTACTTTGCATGGCAGGCACCTACAAGTGATATAGAAAGTTACAATGTATATGTTGATGGAAGATTAGTAGCAACATCAAATACAGCAGCTATTAATTTAACAGCAGATGCCTTTGCAAACGGAAACGGTGATTATGTAGTGTCTGTAAAATCAGTTAGAAATGGCAAGGAATCAAAGGCGACATCAATTACTTACACATATATAGGTGGAACAGTAGATAAGCCAACAACAGTAGCACCAACAACAACAGTTGCACCAACTACGACGGTGGCACCTACAACAACAGTAGCCCCAACTACGACGGTGGCACCTACAACAACAGTAGCCCCAACTACGACAGTAGCACCAACCACAACAGTAGTTCCGACAACAACAGTTGATGAGGATGCAGTTCCTGCACCAATAGGATTAATATATGCAGGAGATGAAACACTTCCATATTGCTTTGCATGGCAGGCACCTACAAGTGACATAGAAAGTTACAACGTATATGTTGATGGAAGATTAGCAGGAACATCAAATGTGCCAAATATAAATCTTTCTATAGATGCATTTAAGGATGGAAAAAAGGATTATACAATATCAGTAAAATCAGTTAGAGGTGGCAGGGAATCAGAAGCAACATCAGTTACATACAGCTTCAGGGATGAAGTGCCAACAACGGTAGTCCCAACGACAGTAGCCCCTACGACAGCAGCACCTACAACGGTTGCACCAACACCAGATGCATCAACACCAGATGCATCAACAACAGATGCATCAACACCAGATGGAACAACAACAGACACATCAACAACAGCTAAGCCAAAGGCAACAACAAAGAAAGTAACAAAGAAAGTAACAAAGAAGGCTTCACTTAAGAAAACAAAGATTACTAAGAAAATAACAAAGAAACTTAGCTCAAAGAAAGTTAAATTAACATTCAAGAAAGTTATGGGTGCTAAGAAGTACACAGTACAGGTATCAAAAAGCAAGAAGTTTAAGAAAGTTCTTTACAAGAAGACAGTTAAGAAGAAAAAAGTTACTCTTTCAAGCAAGAAATTAAAGAACAAGAAGAAATTATATGTAAGAGTAAAAGCAGTTGGCGCTAAGAAGTGGTCAAAGGTTGTTAAAATTAAAGTAAAGAAATAA
- a CDS encoding YfhO family protein: MFSNRKRDVKRGVFGYLFFALNHVFYYTFMLFAFECGTKMMTQFVIDNGGIMGQFIKAGKVNDVMTNSGISKVKDDDKSLYRVESIYEGSSNYSLVNDVPTVSSYYSITSGNISETMESLENSDIFTAVWTKDLSRRTGLMELAGVKYYLKRGSGIDLTSVPYGYKLKDTLETKAEDENNDNVYLYENSLALPLVYGYDNYMKKSDWDSLDSYDKENAMLQIAVVQDDMNGELKERTPSCNSVVVVNKKKFMSKLKKMKLPNMKVKGDKITVKSGMVKIPISFKGIANSETYLNIKGIDYNHFSDEYVKEKLKASDISQDERSDVIYNKRVDNFYLGGIINDKYAGFNYCTKYYIYNGAKSTLCNYGYNKNSLKEAYFYMSSPGVYTFDDIKIVCQPMDNYKKYVKKLKLNIKNLEIEHNKISYNAKLNNKKLICTAVPYSKGWSAKIDGKPAKIIKTNGMYMGVVAPKGNHKIEYSYVTPGLGLGSALSLAGWLVTISLFIIFRRKKNTN, encoded by the coding sequence ATATTTAGCAATCGGAAAAGAGATGTTAAGAGAGGTGTCTTCGGATACCTCTTTTTTGCTTTAAATCACGTTTTTTATTACACTTTTATGTTGTTTGCATTTGAGTGCGGAACAAAGATGATGACACAGTTTGTTATTGATAATGGCGGCATAATGGGACAGTTTATAAAAGCCGGTAAGGTTAATGATGTAATGACTAATTCCGGAATAAGTAAAGTTAAGGATGATGATAAATCTTTATATAGAGTTGAGAGCATATATGAAGGCAGTTCAAATTATTCTCTGGTAAATGACGTCCCGACAGTTTCCTCCTATTACAGTATAACTTCCGGTAATATATCTGAAACAATGGAAAGTTTGGAAAATTCAGATATTTTTACGGCAGTGTGGACAAAAGATTTGTCAAGAAGAACCGGTCTTATGGAACTTGCCGGAGTGAAATACTACTTGAAAAGAGGCAGTGGGATAGATTTAACCAGCGTACCATATGGATATAAATTAAAGGATACTTTGGAGACAAAGGCGGAAGACGAAAATAATGATAATGTTTACCTTTATGAAAATTCTTTGGCACTTCCTCTTGTTTATGGCTATGATAACTATATGAAAAAAAGCGATTGGGACAGCTTAGACTCTTATGATAAAGAAAATGCCATGCTTCAGATTGCGGTTGTTCAGGATGACATGAATGGCGAGTTGAAGGAAAGAACACCTTCCTGCAATTCAGTAGTAGTTGTTAATAAGAAGAAATTCATGTCTAAGCTAAAGAAAATGAAACTTCCTAATATGAAAGTAAAAGGCGATAAAATTACCGTAAAAAGCGGTATGGTGAAAATACCTATTTCTTTTAAAGGTATTGCAAACAGTGAAACATACCTAAATATTAAGGGAATTGATTACAATCATTTCAGTGACGAATATGTAAAAGAAAAGCTTAAAGCATCTGACATTTCACAGGATGAAAGAAGTGATGTTATATATAATAAGCGTGTGGATAATTTTTATCTTGGCGGGATAATTAATGACAAGTATGCCGGATTTAACTATTGCACTAAGTATTATATTTATAATGGAGCAAAATCGACATTGTGCAATTATGGCTATAATAAAAATTCTCTTAAAGAAGCATATTTCTATATGTCGTCGCCGGGCGTGTATACCTTTGATGATATAAAGATTGTGTGTCAGCCTATGGACAACTATAAAAAGTATGTTAAGAAATTAAAATTAAATATTAAGAATTTGGAAATTGAACATAATAAAATATCTTATAATGCAAAGCTTAACAACAAAAAACTTATTTGTACCGCAGTTCCTTATTCAAAAGGCTGGTCAGCAAAAATTGATGGAAAGCCGGCAAAAATAATAAAAACAAACGGAATGTACATGGGTGTAGTTGCACCGAAAGGAAATCATAAAATAGAATACTCTTATGTAACTCCGGGACTGGGGCTTGGAAGTGCTTTATCTCTGGCAGGGTGGCTTGTTACAATATCGTTATTTATAATATTTAGGAGAAAGAAAAACACGAATTAA
- a CDS encoding GGGtGRT protein yields the protein MALFESYERRIDQINSVLNSYGIASIEEAEKITKDAGLDVYEQVKKIQPICFENACWAYTVGAAIAIKKGCRRAADAAAAIGEGLQAFCIPGSVADHRKVGLGHGNLGKMLLEEETECFAFLAGHESFAAAEGAIGIAEKANKVRKKPLRVILNGLGKDAAQIISRINGFTYVETKYDYKEAKLNIVYEKAYSDGLRATVKCYGADDVQEGVAIMHHENVGVSITGNSTNPTRFQHPVAGTYKKECIEQGKKYFSVASGGGTGRTLHPDNMAAGPASYGMTDTLGRMHSDAQFAGSSSVPAHVEMMGLIGMGNNPMVGATVAVAVSVEEAANAGKF from the coding sequence ATGGCATTATTTGAATCATATGAAAGAAGAATTGACCAGATTAATTCTGTTTTAAATAGTTATGGAATCGCTTCTATCGAAGAAGCTGAAAAGATTACAAAGGACGCTGGATTAGATGTTTACGAACAGGTTAAAAAGATTCAGCCAATTTGTTTTGAAAATGCATGCTGGGCTTACACAGTAGGTGCAGCTATCGCTATTAAGAAAGGTTGTAGAAGAGCTGCTGATGCTGCTGCAGCAATCGGTGAAGGTCTTCAGGCTTTCTGTATTCCAGGTTCTGTTGCTGACCACAGAAAAGTAGGTCTTGGACATGGTAACTTAGGAAAGATGTTACTTGAAGAAGAAACAGAATGTTTCGCATTCCTTGCAGGACACGAATCATTCGCAGCTGCTGAAGGTGCTATCGGTATCGCAGAAAAGGCTAACAAGGTTCGTAAGAAACCTTTAAGAGTTATCTTAAATGGTCTTGGAAAAGATGCAGCTCAGATTATTTCAAGAATTAATGGTTTCACATATGTTGAAACAAAATATGATTATAAAGAAGCTAAGTTAAACATCGTTTACGAAAAAGCTTATTCTGATGGACTTCGTGCAACTGTAAAATGTTACGGTGCTGACGATGTTCAGGAAGGTGTTGCAATCATGCATCACGAAAATGTTGGTGTATCTATTACAGGTAACTCAACAAACCCAACTAGATTCCAGCATCCTGTTGCAGGTACATACAAGAAAGAATGTATCGAACAGGGTAAGAAGTACTTCTCAGTAGCATCAGGTGGTGGTACAGGACGTACACTTCATCCAGATAACATGGCTGCAGGTCCAGCTTCATATGGTATGACAGATACATTAGGACGTATGCATTCAGATGCTCAGTTCGCAGGTTCTTCATCAGTTCCAGCTCACGTTGAAATGATGGGTCTTATCGGAATGGGTAATAACCCAATGGTTGGTGCTACAGTAGCAGTTGCCGTTTCTGTTGAAGAAGCAGCTAACGCTGGCAAGTTCTAA
- a CDS encoding iron-sulfur cluster assembly scaffold protein, giving the protein MIYSKEVEMMCPVAKGAKHEPAPIPEEGKWVHSKEIKDISGFTHGVGWCAPQQGACKLTLNVKEGIIEEALIETIGCSGMTHSAAMAAEILQGKTILEALNTDLVCDAINTAMRELFLQIVYGRTQSAFSDDGLVVGAGLEDLGKGLRSQVGTMYATKAKGVRYLEMAEGYVTGIALDADNEVIGYQFVSLGKMTDFIKNGDDPTTAWEKAKGQYGRVDDAVKIIDPRKE; this is encoded by the coding sequence ATGATTTATTCAAAAGAAGTTGAAATGATGTGTCCTGTAGCTAAGGGCGCAAAGCATGAACCTGCTCCAATTCCAGAAGAAGGAAAATGGGTTCACTCAAAAGAAATCAAAGATATTTCAGGTTTTACACATGGTGTTGGCTGGTGTGCTCCACAGCAGGGTGCTTGTAAGCTTACATTAAATGTTAAAGAAGGTATCATTGAAGAAGCATTAATCGAAACAATCGGATGTTCAGGTATGACACATTCAGCAGCTATGGCAGCTGAAATTCTTCAGGGAAAGACAATTCTTGAAGCTTTAAATACTGACTTAGTTTGTGATGCTATCAATACAGCTATGAGAGAATTATTCTTACAGATCGTATATGGTAGAACTCAGAGTGCTTTCTCAGATGACGGTCTTGTAGTTGGTGCCGGACTTGAAGATTTAGGAAAAGGACTTCGTTCACAGGTTGGTACAATGTACGCTACAAAGGCTAAAGGTGTTAGATATCTTGAAATGGCAGAAGGCTATGTAACAGGTATCGCTCTTGATGCTGATAATGAAGTTATTGGTTACCAGTTTGTTAGCTTAGGAAAGATGACAGACTTTATCAAAAATGGTGATGATCCTACAACAGCTTGGGAAAAAGCAAAAGGCCAGTATGGTCGTGTTGATGACGCTGTTAAGATTATCGATCCAAGAAAGGAATAG
- a CDS encoding C39 family peptidase, with product MENNRDYTRRSRRRRELTPREKLLIILKRNIYPIALVVIIIFSIVVILPAEKSREAKKEVTASITENKNKTAQKETETTTNKNTKVYKTIKPKTRTTEKIVAELKERSKHDEKYKKIYDRIDEYPKGMLNAVLNNPEMQDFLIGYPDNQYTLKYLKTQSDESEETTLTEAETVQETTAQDSNEEIDLSDIKITEKERKSAHPLFIQWDERWAYIPYGDENIGMAGCGPTCMSMVIVGLTHNSEATPAEIARHSEESGYYVNGQGTSWLLMSQVAKNYGITVNQMAVSQIEMENALDNGNMLICSVGAGDFTTQGHFIVIYGYTDEGFLVNDPYCKVRSTKKWSFDRIKDQIKTIWRYSY from the coding sequence ATGGAAAATAACAGAGATTACACACGAAGAAGTAGAAGAAGGAGAGAACTTACACCAAGAGAAAAACTCTTGATTATACTAAAAAGAAATATTTATCCCATAGCATTAGTTGTAATTATTATTTTTTCGATTGTTGTAATATTACCTGCTGAAAAGTCAAGAGAGGCGAAAAAAGAAGTAACAGCATCTATTACTGAAAATAAAAATAAAACAGCACAGAAGGAAACTGAAACTACAACAAACAAGAATACAAAAGTATATAAAACAATTAAGCCTAAAACAAGAACAACAGAAAAAATCGTTGCAGAGCTTAAAGAACGATCAAAACACGATGAAAAATATAAAAAGATTTATGACAGAATAGATGAATATCCAAAGGGAATGCTTAATGCAGTTTTGAACAATCCTGAAATGCAGGATTTTCTTATTGGATATCCTGACAATCAGTACACTTTAAAATATTTAAAAACACAGTCAGACGAATCAGAAGAAACAACTTTAACAGAGGCAGAAACAGTGCAGGAAACAACAGCACAGGATTCTAATGAGGAAATAGATTTAAGTGATATTAAAATTACAGAAAAAGAAAGAAAAAGTGCACATCCTTTATTTATTCAGTGGGATGAAAGATGGGCTTATATCCCTTATGGTGATGAAAATATCGGTATGGCAGGCTGCGGTCCCACATGTATGTCAATGGTTATTGTAGGACTTACGCATAATTCAGAAGCTACACCGGCAGAAATAGCCAGACACAGCGAAGAGAGTGGATATTATGTTAATGGACAGGGAACATCATGGCTTTTAATGTCGCAGGTGGCTAAGAACTACGGAATAACTGTTAATCAGATGGCTGTTTCACAGATTGAGATGGAAAATGCACTTGATAACGGAAATATGCTGATTTGCTCTGTTGGTGCAGGAGATTTTACAACACAGGGACACTTTATTGTAATATACGGTTACACAGATGAAGGATTTCTTGTTAATGATCCATATTGTAAAGTAAGAAGTACAAAAAAATGGAGTTTTGACAGAATAAAAGATCAAATAAAAACAATTTGGAGATATAGTTATTAG
- a CDS encoding beta-propeller domain-containing protein translates to MNKSSKKVGNEKMKNKLNDEIDVENMEIANLIKKDSEDIPKISTDINVINQIRTTGRKNKNKMIIRLCTGFAACLVLVVGIVFWYRTNTENKARKLASRTVHVAKNNESRMASSYDEIYKIMSEKATDQSDTYRTKATAKSSSSDSTISSDGVKKKSDSKAYSTTNIQTEGVDEGDVVKTDGEYIYIVNDKKSVVNIVKAQGKETKKIAKIKIKYNKEDLNVKEIYYADNKLIVISGVYEDDVLYGIEDSVTSKGCGVNNGKSITIISVYDITDRSNPKLIKQNTQQGDFDSSKLSGNYVYTISEANVNITDKKDSCVPEINEKPMDYSKIYLPNKIDGGSYTVITVMDINNPDKFYDQTAIAGNVQNVYVSENNIYLIDDEYEEIDISDTKKGKNILKKKNIGKLQESQKNLSAKEIKKVKKAYGGEYDWSKVTETRKIGYFKSQVKTNIVKYSYKDGKLNFVNENSVEGYVDSNLSFDEKAGCLRFVSSNSTSSYVGERTVLKDGKGKMISENIVNTNDYEKYYDEKVLDNNVYVLDENLKEVASIKGLAKNESVYAVRYLGNYGYFVTYKNTDPLFTVDFSDMKNPKIVGKLKLPGYSDYLHFYDENSMLGLGMENDEYLKLEMYNVSNGKAKQISKKVLKRYMDSDALHDYKSIIVDKEKNLIGFNATLSNGNYDDVYVLYRFENNKFKKLAEISLSGESYAVRGLYIDNYFYIVTLGKDVKVLDLNNYKVVKKLK, encoded by the coding sequence ATGAATAAATCGAGCAAAAAGGTTGGGAATGAAAAAATGAAAAATAAACTAAACGATGAAATTGATGTGGAAAACATGGAAATAGCAAATCTTATAAAAAAGGACAGCGAAGATATTCCAAAGATTTCTACAGATATTAATGTGATTAATCAGATTAGAACCACAGGCAGAAAAAACAAAAATAAGATGATAATCAGACTTTGCACAGGGTTTGCAGCCTGTCTTGTACTGGTTGTTGGAATAGTTTTCTGGTATAGAACAAACACTGAAAACAAAGCAAGAAAACTGGCTTCAAGAACAGTCCATGTAGCAAAAAACAATGAATCAAGAATGGCATCTTCTTATGATGAAATATACAAAATAATGTCAGAAAAAGCTACAGATCAGAGCGATACATATAGAACTAAGGCAACAGCAAAAAGTAGTAGTTCTGACAGCACCATATCCAGTGATGGCGTAAAGAAAAAATCAGATTCAAAAGCATATTCAACAACAAATATCCAGACAGAAGGTGTGGATGAAGGTGATGTTGTAAAAACTGATGGTGAATATATTTATATTGTAAATGACAAAAAGTCGGTAGTAAATATTGTGAAGGCACAGGGCAAAGAGACTAAAAAAATAGCAAAAATAAAGATTAAATATAACAAAGAAGATTTAAATGTAAAAGAGATATATTATGCAGATAATAAATTAATAGTAATTTCAGGTGTATATGAAGATGATGTTCTGTATGGCATAGAAGATTCGGTTACGTCTAAAGGTTGTGGAGTAAACAACGGAAAATCCATAACAATAATATCTGTTTATGATATAACAGACAGAAGTAATCCTAAATTAATAAAACAGAACACTCAGCAGGGAGATTTTGATTCATCAAAATTAAGTGGTAATTATGTTTATACAATATCTGAGGCAAATGTAAACATAACTGACAAAAAAGACTCCTGTGTACCTGAAATTAATGAAAAGCCAATGGATTATTCAAAAATCTATTTGCCAAACAAAATAGATGGCGGCAGTTATACTGTTATAACAGTTATGGATATCAATAACCCCGATAAATTCTATGACCAGACAGCAATTGCAGGAAATGTTCAAAACGTATATGTCAGTGAAAACAACATATATTTAATTGATGATGAATATGAGGAAATAGATATTTCTGACACAAAAAAAGGCAAGAATATACTAAAAAAGAAAAATATTGGAAAATTGCAGGAATCCCAAAAAAATCTGTCAGCCAAGGAAATAAAAAAGGTCAAAAAGGCATATGGTGGAGAATATGACTGGTCAAAGGTTACAGAAACAAGAAAAATAGGATATTTTAAAAGTCAGGTAAAAACAAATATTGTAAAGTATTCATATAAAGACGGAAAATTAAACTTTGTAAACGAAAACAGTGTAGAAGGATATGTAGATAGCAATCTGTCTTTTGATGAAAAAGCCGGATGCTTAAGATTTGTTTCAAGTAATAGTACCTCATCATATGTGGGAGAAAGAACAGTTCTTAAAGATGGAAAAGGTAAAATGATTTCCGAAAATATTGTGAACACTAACGATTATGAAAAATATTATGATGAAAAAGTTTTAGACAATAATGTATATGTACTTGATGAAAATCTTAAAGAGGTGGCAAGTATTAAAGGACTTGCAAAGAATGAAAGTGTTTATGCAGTAAGATACTTGGGCAACTATGGATATTTTGTAACATACAAAAATACTGATCCATTATTTACAGTAGACTTTTCAGATATGAAAAATCCTAAAATCGTAGGAAAGTTGAAACTTCCGGGCTACTCAGATTATCTTCATTTCTATGATGAAAATTCAATGTTAGGACTTGGAATGGAAAATGATGAATATCTGAAACTTGAAATGTATAATGTATCTAATGGAAAGGCAAAACAGATTTCTAAGAAGGTGTTGAAAAGATATATGGATTCAGATGCCTTACATGATTATAAATCAATTATAGTAGATAAAGAAAAGAACTTAATCGGATTTAATGCAACACTTTCAAATGGTAACTACGATGATGTTTATGTTTTATACAGGTTTGAAAATAATAAATTTAAAAAGCTTGCAGAAATTTCATTATCAGGGGAGTCTTATGCTGTGAGAGGACTTTATATAGATAACTATTTCTACATCGTCACTCTGGGAAAAGACGTAAAAGTACTGGATTTAAACAATTATAAAGTGGTAAAAAAATTAAAATAA
- a CDS encoding RNA polymerase sigma factor, whose translation MNFNRKDVLAATKGNMHAFEQIYIDINNDLYKMALYILGNSELAKDIVSETIIDALKGIKKLKSADAFESWILKILTNKCKQKLNYKYNKFNVFNPNIKDESHMEKVESNSNIGNAEKTDVKIALSKLNTEDRMIVSLCVVEGYKSNEVAEILSMNPSTVRSRLNRSLKKMKEYLEVE comes from the coding sequence ATGAATTTTAACAGGAAAGATGTTTTGGCGGCAACCAAAGGCAATATGCATGCTTTCGAACAAATATACATTGATATAAACAATGATTTATACAAAATGGCTTTGTACATATTAGGAAATAGTGAGCTTGCAAAAGACATAGTAAGTGAAACAATTATTGATGCGTTAAAAGGTATTAAAAAGTTAAAGTCAGCAGATGCATTTGAAAGTTGGATTTTAAAAATCCTAACTAATAAGTGCAAGCAGAAACTTAATTATAAATACAATAAATTTAATGTTTTTAATCCTAACATAAAAGACGAAAGTCATATGGAAAAAGTTGAAAGCAACAGTAACATTGGCAATGCCGAAAAAACAGATGTGAAGATAGCGTTATCAAAACTAAATACGGAAGATAGAATGATTGTTTCTTTATGCGTAGTGGAAGGCTATAAAAGCAATGAGGTAGCAGAAATTCTATCAATGAATCCTTCAACTGTAAGGTCAAGGCTTAACAGAAGTCTTAAGAAGATGAAAGAGTATTTGGAGGTAGAGTAA